AGCGGCCAAGCGGTTGTTCCTGGAGATGTTCCGCCGCTTTGCCGGCAATCAGGATCCCGTCACCGCCCGCACCCTGGCCCAGCCGGTGGATGTGCGCTGGCTCATTCACAACCCGCCGGCCGCGCCGTTGGAGACCCGCGAACTTGATCGGGTGTACGCACTGCCCTTCACGCAGAACGTCCACCCGCATGATGCGGCGCGTGGCGTGGTGCGCGCCCTCGATACCGTCCGATTCTCGCTGACGAGCCACCGCGGCTGCTATGGCGGCTGTGCCTTTTGCGCCATCGCCATGCACCAGGGGCGGCGCGTGACGTGGCGTTCCATCCGGTCGCTCGTTGACGAAGCAACCGGCTACACCCGGCATCCCGCGTTCACCGGGATCATTCACGATGTCGGTGGCCCCACCGCCAACATGTATGGGTTCGACTGCGCCTGCAAAGAAAAGACGGGGGCCTGCACGGACACCGCCTGCCTCTTTCCCTCCGTCTGTCCCTCCCTGTCGGTGACGCATGAGCCGCAGCTCCGTCTGTTGCAGGCGCTACGCGAGATTTCCGGCGTGCGCAAGGTGTTTGTCGGTTCGGGAATCCGCCCCGATCTGGTGCTGGCCGACGCACGGCATGGCGCGACCTATCTGGACGCGCTCACGGCCAACCATGTCTCGGGTCAGCTTAAGCTCGCCCCCGAGCACAGCGAGCCGGGGGTTCTGCGTCTGATGCGCAAGCCAGGCATCGAAGGGCTGCTGGAATTCCGCAGCCGGTTTGAGGCGTGCAGCCGCGCCCACGGGCTGAAGCAATTTCTGACCTATTACTTCATCGCCGCCCACCCCGGATGCACCGACGACGACATGCGCCGCCTGTGCAACTTC
Above is a window of Lentisphaerota bacterium DNA encoding:
- a CDS encoding YgiQ family radical SAM protein; translated protein: MDIPCTRAEMLALGWNEPDVVLVSGDALIDTPHSGTAVIARVLIDAGFRVGVIAQPDTHSPEDIRRLGAPRLFWGVTAGCVDSLVANTTASGRRRRQDDFTPGGENTRRPDRASIIYSNLIRSAFRPCAPIVLGGVEASLRRITHYDFWSDRLRRPILFDAKADILVYGMAERTISLLASALRDGSEWRSICGICYAASAPPADAVRLPGFAALTDPADPEAAKRLFLEMFRRFAGNQDPVTARTLAQPVDVRWLIHNPPAAPLETRELDRVYALPFTQNVHPHDAARGVVRALDTVRFSLTSHRGCYGGCAFCAIAMHQGRRVTWRSIRSLVDEATGYTRHPAFTGIIHDVGGPTANMYGFDCACKEKTGACTDTACLFPSVCPSLSVTHEPQLRLLQALREISGVRKVFVGSGIRPDLVLADARHGATYLDALTANHVSGQLKLAPEHSEPGVLRLMRKPGIEGLLEFRSRFEACSRAHGLKQFLTYYFIAAHPGCTDDDMRRLCNFAQTRLRLTPEQVQIFTPTPSTWSTAIWWTGLDPDTGAPVFVEKRIRERQKQKNILTGEAR